Proteins from a single region of Magnetospirillum sp. 15-1:
- a CDS encoding tyrosine recombinase XerC, giving the protein MPPTPIHFAARADLSRAVESWRQWLGAEKRASAHTLDGYGRDLAAFLTFLTDHLGAEPDLAALSGLAAGDFRAFLARRTSDGLGRSSLARLMSTLRGFFKFLDRHGLVHNPAITAVKSPRPPKSVPKPLAPDEALEALASAGELHDEPWLAARDVALFTLLYGAGLRLGEALSLARRDLPTGDTMVITGKGNKQRVVPILPVVRDAITDYLKRLPYASEPTDPVFLGARGGPLNPGVVQRQMRRLRLLMGLPDTATPHALRHSFATHLLAGGGDLRTIQELLGHSSLSTTQRYTEVDSARLTRVYRDAHPRAKA; this is encoded by the coding sequence ATGCCCCCCACTCCCATCCATTTCGCGGCCCGAGCCGACCTGTCGCGGGCGGTGGAGTCGTGGCGGCAATGGCTGGGGGCGGAAAAGCGCGCCTCGGCCCACACGCTGGACGGCTACGGCCGCGATCTGGCCGCCTTTCTCACCTTCCTGACCGACCATCTGGGCGCCGAGCCCGATCTGGCCGCCCTGTCCGGGCTGGCAGCCGGCGATTTCCGCGCCTTTCTGGCCCGGCGGACGTCGGACGGGCTGGGGCGCTCGTCGCTGGCCCGGCTGATGTCGACGCTGCGCGGCTTCTTCAAGTTCCTCGACCGCCACGGGCTGGTCCACAACCCGGCCATCACGGCGGTGAAGTCGCCGCGCCCGCCCAAATCCGTCCCCAAGCCCCTGGCTCCCGACGAGGCGCTGGAAGCCCTGGCCAGCGCCGGCGAACTGCACGACGAGCCGTGGCTGGCGGCCCGCGACGTGGCGCTGTTCACCCTGCTCTACGGCGCCGGGCTGCGCCTGGGCGAGGCTTTGTCCCTGGCCCGCCGCGACCTGCCCACGGGCGACACCATGGTGATCACCGGCAAGGGCAACAAGCAGCGGGTGGTGCCCATCCTGCCGGTAGTCAGGGACGCCATCACCGATTACCTGAAGCGCCTGCCCTATGCGTCCGAGCCCACCGACCCCGTCTTCCTGGGGGCGCGCGGCGGCCCGCTCAATCCCGGCGTGGTGCAGCGCCAGATGCGCCGCCTCAGGCTGCTGATGGGCCTGCCCGACACCGCCACGCCGCACGCGCTGCGCCACTCCTTCGCCACCCATCTGCTGGCCGGCGGCGGCGATCTGCGCACCATCCAGGAATTGCTGGGCCATTCCTCGCTGTCCACCACCCAGCGCTATACCGAGGTGGATTCCGCCCGCCTCACCCGCGTCTACCGCGACGCCCATCCGAGGGCCAAGGCATGA
- a CDS encoding type II toxin-antitoxin system RelE/ParE family toxin, whose translation MADYVLSNKADDDLGRIYTYSLQTFGEARADAYFLGLRDCLQVLADNPRLGRPAELVPAELLRHEHGRHIVFYLTEAGGIFIVRVLHRGMDAPRHMDAEDGSH comes from the coding sequence ATGGCTGATTACGTCCTTTCCAACAAGGCCGACGACGATCTCGGTCGGATCTACACGTATTCTCTCCAGACATTCGGCGAAGCGCGGGCGGACGCGTATTTCCTCGGCTTGCGCGATTGCCTGCAGGTCCTGGCCGACAATCCCCGCCTGGGCCGCCCGGCGGAGCTTGTGCCGGCCGAACTCCTGCGCCACGAGCACGGCCGGCATATCGTTTTCTACCTGACGGAAGCGGGCGGCATTTTCATCGTCCGCGTCCTTCACCGAGGGATGGATGCCCCGCGCCATATGGATGCCGAAGACGGCTCACACTGA
- a CDS encoding type II toxin-antitoxin system ParD family antitoxin gives MATMNVSLPDPMREWVETQVKGGVYANASDYIRDLIRHDQQRRQLLEAAIAEGLDSGRSPRKAEDIMAEAKSRLAHG, from the coding sequence ATGGCGACCATGAATGTTTCCCTGCCCGATCCCATGCGCGAATGGGTGGAGACCCAGGTCAAGGGCGGCGTCTATGCCAATGCCAGCGACTATATCCGCGACCTGATCCGCCACGATCAGCAGCGGCGCCAGTTGCTGGAAGCCGCCATCGCCGAAGGCCTCGACAGCGGCCGCAGCCCGCGCAAGGCGGAGGACATCATGGCCGAGGCCAAATCCCGCCTGGCGCATGGCTGA
- a CDS encoding F0F1 ATP synthase subunit delta — protein MPSETIGVIADRYATALFELADSSGSLDQVAGDLKTLQAMLRESADLRRVVDSPVLSREQQGAAIGAVAKAAGFSELTSKFLGLAAKNRRLFTLNGVIASYLGRLAARRGEKSATVASAVALTPAQQDALTTALKAAFGGNVAVDVKVDPSLLGGLVVQVGSRMVDSSLKTKLQHLKLAMKGVG, from the coding sequence GTGCCTTCCGAAACTATTGGCGTGATCGCCGACCGCTACGCCACCGCTCTCTTCGAGTTGGCCGATTCTTCCGGTTCGCTCGACCAGGTGGCTGGTGACCTCAAGACGCTCCAGGCCATGCTGCGCGAAAGCGCCGACCTGCGCCGAGTCGTCGACAGCCCCGTTCTCAGCCGCGAGCAGCAGGGGGCGGCGATCGGCGCCGTCGCCAAGGCCGCCGGCTTTTCGGAGCTGACCTCCAAATTCCTCGGGCTGGCGGCCAAGAACCGCCGGCTGTTCACCCTGAATGGGGTGATCGCCTCCTATCTCGGCCGGTTGGCGGCCCGTCGCGGCGAAAAGTCCGCGACGGTGGCTTCCGCCGTGGCTCTCACGCCGGCCCAGCAAGACGCCCTCACCACCGCCCTCAAGGCGGCCTTCGGCGGCAATGTTGCCGTCGATGTCAAGGTTGATCCCAGCTTGCTGGGCGGCCTGGTGGTTCAGGTCGGTTCCCGCATGGTTGACAGCTCGCTCAAGACGAAGCTGCAGCATCTCAAGCTCGCTATGAAAGGGGTTGGATAA
- the atpA gene encoding F0F1 ATP synthase subunit alpha, protein MEIRAAEISAILKQQIATFGTEAEVAEVGQVLSVGDGIARVHGLDKVQAGEMVEFPGGIKGMALNLETDNVGIVIFGDDRNIKEGDVVKRTGSIVDVPVGKGLLGRVVDALGNPIDGKGPIEAASRQRVDVKAPGIIPRKSVHEPMSTGIKAVDALIPVGRGQRELVIGDRQTGKTAILVDTIINQKRWHDANDEKAKLFCIYVAVGQKRSTVAQIVKTLTDYGAMDYTIVVAATASEPAPLQFIAPYAGCTMGEYFRDNGMHALIIYDDLSKQAVAYRQMSLLLRRPPGREAYPGDVFYLHSRLLERAAKMGDAAGAGSLTALPVIETQANDVSAYIPTNVISITDGQIFLETELFYKGIRPAVNVGLSVSRVGSAAQIKAMKQVAGSIKLELAQYREMAAFAQFASDLDPATQKLLNRGARLTELLKQPQFAPMPTEEEVISIYAGVKGYLDKIEVRQVGRFESSLLAEIRSKAPEILSTIASEKQISAQTEEKLKAFLDAFSKTFA, encoded by the coding sequence ATGGAAATCCGCGCCGCGGAAATCTCCGCAATCCTCAAGCAACAGATCGCCACCTTCGGGACCGAGGCGGAAGTTGCCGAGGTCGGTCAGGTGCTGTCTGTCGGTGACGGTATCGCCCGCGTGCACGGCCTTGACAAGGTCCAGGCCGGCGAGATGGTCGAATTCCCAGGCGGCATCAAGGGTATGGCGCTGAATCTCGAGACCGACAACGTCGGCATCGTGATTTTCGGCGACGACCGCAACATCAAGGAAGGCGACGTCGTCAAGCGGACCGGCTCCATCGTGGACGTTCCGGTCGGCAAGGGTCTGCTGGGCCGCGTCGTGGACGCGCTGGGCAATCCCATCGACGGCAAGGGCCCCATCGAGGCCGCCTCGCGCCAGCGCGTTGACGTCAAGGCCCCGGGCATCATTCCGCGTAAGTCGGTGCACGAGCCCATGTCCACCGGCATCAAGGCCGTGGACGCCCTGATCCCCGTCGGCCGCGGCCAGCGCGAGCTGGTCATCGGCGATCGCCAGACCGGCAAGACCGCCATCCTGGTCGACACCATCATCAACCAGAAGCGCTGGCACGACGCCAACGACGAGAAGGCGAAGCTGTTCTGCATCTACGTCGCCGTCGGTCAGAAGCGCTCCACCGTGGCCCAGATCGTCAAGACCCTGACCGATTACGGCGCCATGGACTACACCATCGTGGTGGCCGCGACCGCGTCGGAGCCCGCTCCGCTGCAGTTCATCGCCCCTTACGCCGGCTGCACCATGGGCGAGTACTTCCGTGACAACGGCATGCACGCCCTGATCATTTATGATGATCTCTCGAAGCAGGCCGTCGCCTACCGCCAGATGTCGCTGCTGCTCCGCCGTCCGCCGGGCCGCGAAGCCTATCCGGGCGACGTGTTCTATCTGCACTCGCGCCTGCTCGAGCGCGCCGCCAAGATGGGCGACGCCGCCGGTGCCGGTTCGCTGACCGCCCTGCCGGTCATCGAGACCCAGGCCAACGACGTGTCGGCCTACATCCCCACCAACGTGATCTCGATCACCGACGGCCAGATCTTCCTGGAAACCGAACTGTTCTATAAGGGCATCCGCCCCGCCGTGAACGTCGGTCTGTCGGTGTCGCGCGTCGGCTCCGCCGCCCAGATCAAGGCGATGAAGCAGGTTGCGGGCTCGATCAAGCTGGAACTGGCCCAGTATCGTGAAATGGCTGCCTTCGCGCAGTTCGCTTCCGACCTGGACCCGGCCACCCAGAAGCTGCTGAACCGTGGCGCGCGCCTGACCGAGCTCTTGAAGCAGCCGCAGTTCGCTCCCATGCCGACCGAAGAGGAAGTCATTTCCATCTACGCCGGCGTAAAGGGCTATCTGGACAAGATCGAGGTGCGCCAGGTCGGCCGCTTCGAATCGTCCCTGCTGGCTGAAATCCGCTCGAAGGCGCCGGAGATTCTCTCCACCATCGCCTCCGAGAAGCAGATCAGCGCCCAGACCGAAGAGAAGCTCAAGGCGTTCCTCGACGCGTTCTCCAAGACCTTCGCTTAA
- a CDS encoding F0F1 ATP synthase subunit gamma — protein MASLKDLRMKIVSVKSTRKITSAMKMVAASKLRRAQTAAEAARPFAERMERMLGTLAASLAGQSGAPRMLTGTGADKVHLLVAVTADRGLCGGFNSSIVRATKAMAAELLKQGKIIKIMPVGRKAREQLRRDYGQYMIEGFENLGRKGVVFAEADQVASQISAMFDGEEFDVCTVIYNKFKSAIAQEVTRQQVIPFPVPAQAANAETGPKAIYEFEPGEEEILAEILPRNLATQMFRALLESQASEQGARMTAMDNATRNAGEMINALAIKYNRSRQAQITKELIEIISGAEAL, from the coding sequence ATGGCGAGTCTCAAGGACCTGCGGATGAAGATCGTGAGCGTCAAATCGACGCGCAAGATCACGTCCGCCATGAAGATGGTCGCTGCCTCGAAACTCCGCCGCGCGCAAACCGCGGCGGAAGCGGCACGGCCGTTCGCCGAGCGCATGGAGCGTATGCTGGGCACCCTGGCCGCCAGTCTGGCCGGCCAGTCGGGTGCGCCCCGCATGCTCACCGGCACCGGAGCCGACAAGGTGCATCTGCTCGTGGCGGTGACCGCCGACCGCGGCCTGTGCGGCGGCTTCAACTCGTCCATCGTCCGCGCCACCAAGGCGATGGCCGCCGAACTGCTGAAGCAGGGCAAGATCATCAAGATCATGCCGGTGGGCCGCAAGGCCCGCGAGCAGCTGCGCCGCGACTACGGCCAGTACATGATCGAGGGCTTCGAGAACCTGGGCCGCAAGGGCGTCGTGTTCGCCGAGGCCGATCAGGTCGCGTCGCAGATCTCGGCCATGTTCGACGGCGAGGAATTCGACGTCTGCACCGTGATCTACAACAAGTTCAAGTCGGCCATCGCGCAGGAAGTGACCCGTCAGCAGGTCATTCCCTTCCCGGTTCCGGCTCAGGCCGCTAACGCGGAGACCGGCCCCAAGGCCATCTACGAGTTCGAGCCCGGTGAAGAGGAAATCCTGGCCGAGATCCTGCCGCGCAATCTGGCTACCCAGATGTTCCGTGCCCTGCTGGAAAGCCAGGCCTCGGAACAGGGCGCGCGCATGACCGCGATGGACAACGCGACACGTAACGCGGGCGAAATGATCAATGCCTTGGCGATCAAGTACAACCGGTCGCGCCAGGCCCAGATCACCAAGGAACTGATCGAAATCATCTCCGGCGCCGAAGCGCTGTGA
- the recQ gene encoding DNA helicase RecQ codes for MPAALHVLNHVFGFPSFRGQQQEVIDHVVAGGDALVLMPTGAGKSLCYQVPALCRDGVAVVVSPLIALMQNQVEALNQLGVRAAALNSARSLDEVRVIERRMQAGELDLVYVAPERLVLPGFLALLEECRIALFAIDEAHCVSQWGHDFRPEYLQLALLHERFPSVPRVALTATADGPTRRDIAERLNLQEGRQFVAGFDRPNIRYRIAAKNSAREQLLRFIEAEHGGPGAESGIVYCLSRAKVEETASWLAAKGYTALPYHAGLDQSVRAGNQERFLREEGIVMVATIAFGMGIDKPDVRFVAHLDLPKSLEAYYQETGRAGRDGMPADAWMAYGLEDVAKLGQFIASSQASDAQKRIERGKLNALLGLCETTRCRRQVLLEYFGETAHQPCGNCDTCLEPVASFDGTLLARKALSCVYRTGESFGAGHVIDVLLGKDNDKVQRFGHDKLSTYGIGTELPAEQWRSVLRQLVAAGLLTIDTEGHGAFKLTEACRPVLRGEARVDLRRDPLPAKGKSKAAGGRKTATPLTDPADEALFQHLRAERLALAKAQGVPPYVIWHDSTLLDIARRRPRRPDELDGIAGLGEAKRERYGDILLAAVAAFEARG; via the coding sequence ATGCCCGCTGCCCTTCACGTCCTCAACCACGTCTTCGGCTTCCCTTCCTTTCGCGGCCAGCAGCAGGAGGTGATCGACCACGTGGTGGCCGGTGGCGACGCCCTGGTGCTGATGCCCACCGGTGCCGGCAAGTCGCTGTGCTATCAGGTTCCGGCCCTGTGCCGCGACGGCGTGGCGGTGGTGGTGTCGCCGCTGATCGCCCTGATGCAGAATCAGGTGGAGGCGCTGAACCAGCTCGGCGTGCGGGCCGCCGCGCTCAACTCGGCCCGCAGTCTGGACGAGGTCCGGGTGATCGAGCGCCGCATGCAGGCGGGTGAGCTGGATCTGGTCTACGTGGCTCCGGAACGGCTGGTGCTGCCCGGTTTCCTCGCTTTGCTCGAGGAGTGCCGCATCGCCCTGTTCGCCATCGACGAGGCCCATTGCGTCTCGCAATGGGGGCATGATTTCCGTCCGGAATACCTGCAGCTGGCCCTGCTGCACGAGCGCTTCCCCTCCGTGCCCCGCGTGGCGCTGACCGCCACCGCCGACGGCCCCACCCGCCGGGATATCGCCGAGCGCCTCAATCTCCAGGAGGGGCGGCAGTTCGTCGCCGGCTTCGACCGGCCCAACATCCGCTACCGCATCGCCGCCAAGAACAGCGCCCGCGAGCAGTTGCTGCGCTTCATCGAGGCCGAGCACGGCGGGCCGGGGGCGGAATCGGGCATCGTCTACTGCCTGTCGCGGGCCAAGGTGGAGGAGACCGCCTCCTGGCTGGCCGCCAAGGGCTATACCGCGTTGCCCTACCACGCCGGCCTCGACCAGTCGGTGCGGGCCGGCAATCAGGAGCGCTTCCTGCGGGAGGAGGGCATCGTGATGGTGGCGACCATCGCCTTCGGCATGGGCATCGACAAGCCCGACGTCCGTTTCGTCGCTCATCTCGACCTGCCCAAGAGCCTGGAGGCTTATTATCAGGAGACCGGCCGCGCCGGGCGTGACGGCATGCCGGCCGACGCCTGGATGGCCTACGGCCTGGAGGACGTGGCCAAGCTGGGGCAGTTCATCGCCTCCAGCCAGGCCTCGGATGCCCAGAAGCGCATCGAGCGCGGCAAGCTCAACGCCCTGCTCGGCCTGTGCGAAACCACCCGGTGCCGCCGGCAGGTGCTGCTGGAATATTTCGGCGAGACGGCGCACCAGCCCTGCGGCAATTGCGATACCTGCCTGGAGCCGGTGGCCTCGTTCGACGGCACCCTGCTGGCCCGCAAGGCGCTGTCCTGCGTCTACCGCACCGGTGAGAGCTTCGGGGCCGGCCACGTCATCGACGTGCTGCTGGGCAAGGACAACGACAAGGTCCAGCGCTTCGGCCACGACAAGCTCAGCACCTACGGCATCGGCACCGAACTGCCCGCCGAGCAGTGGCGTTCGGTGCTGCGGCAACTGGTGGCGGCCGGTCTGCTGACCATCGATACCGAGGGGCACGGCGCCTTCAAGCTGACCGAGGCCTGCCGGCCGGTGCTGCGCGGCGAGGCCCGTGTCGATCTCCGGCGTGATCCCCTGCCGGCCAAGGGCAAGTCCAAGGCCGCCGGAGGCAGGAAGACCGCGACTCCTCTCACCGATCCGGCCGACGAGGCGCTGTTCCAGCACCTGCGGGCCGAGCGTCTGGCCCTGGCCAAGGCCCAGGGCGTGCCGCCCTACGTCATCTGGCACGATTCCACCCTGCTGGACATCGCGCGGCGCCGGCCCCGCCGTCCGGACGAGTTGGACGGCATCGCCGGATTGGGCGAGGCCAAGCGGGAGCGTTACGGCGACATTCTGCTGGCCGCCGTGGCGGCGTTCGAGGCGCGGGGGTGA
- a CDS encoding zinc ribbon domain-containing protein has protein sequence MPYYTYRCTGCDAVFETLVRSADVPACPQCGSQALERQLGAVAPAARTPGMVGKVRAQAAREGHFSNYSRSELRRK, from the coding sequence ATGCCTTACTACACCTATCGCTGTACCGGGTGCGACGCCGTGTTCGAGACCCTGGTGCGATCAGCCGACGTGCCCGCCTGCCCGCAATGCGGCAGCCAGGCACTGGAACGCCAGTTGGGAGCCGTCGCCCCCGCCGCCAGGACTCCCGGCATGGTGGGCAAGGTCCGTGCCCAGGCGGCCCGAGAGGGGCATTTCAGCAATTACTCCCGCTCGGAGCTGAGGCGGAAATAG
- a CDS encoding DUF484 family protein, producing MARKRDDAALQLPLPDERQVTAFLQAHPDFLVRHPDLLLSLSPPSRWAEDDGVLDMQVFMIDRLRDEVERVRGAAETLIHTSRSNMSIQTRTHRAVLSILGADTMAELVEAVSDDLPALLDVDVATLCFEKSEEALPELLAPGILTLPVGTVAQIMGGADRDCALTEEMPGDPALFGDGAGLVQSSAVVRLSPGGRSPEGAMALGSRHGRTFHAGQATELITFLARVVEGSVRRFVG from the coding sequence ATGGCGCGCAAGCGCGACGACGCCGCGTTGCAACTGCCGCTGCCCGACGAACGGCAGGTTACGGCTTTTTTGCAGGCCCATCCCGACTTCCTGGTCCGCCACCCCGACCTGTTGCTGTCGCTGTCGCCACCTTCGCGCTGGGCCGAGGATGACGGCGTGCTGGACATGCAGGTGTTCATGATCGACCGCCTGAGGGACGAGGTGGAGCGGGTGCGGGGTGCCGCCGAGACCCTGATCCACACCAGCCGTTCCAATATGTCCATCCAGACCCGCACCCATCGCGCCGTGCTGTCCATCCTGGGCGCCGACACCATGGCCGAGCTGGTCGAGGCGGTATCGGACGACCTGCCCGCGCTGCTGGACGTGGACGTGGCGACGCTGTGTTTCGAAAAGTCCGAGGAAGCGCTGCCCGAATTGCTGGCGCCCGGCATCCTGACCCTGCCGGTCGGCACCGTCGCCCAGATCATGGGCGGCGCCGACCGCGACTGCGCGCTGACCGAGGAAATGCCGGGCGACCCCGCCCTGTTCGGCGACGGCGCCGGGCTGGTGCAGTCCTCGGCGGTGGTCCGCCTGTCGCCGGGCGGACGCTCGCCGGAAGGCGCCATGGCGCTGGGCTCGCGCCACGGCCGTACCTTCCATGCCGGTCAGGCCACCGAGCTGATCACCTTCCTGGCCCGCGTGGTCGAGGGCTCGGTGCGGCGCTTCGTCGGGTAA
- a CDS encoding primosomal protein N' gives MSATSTPSLFNPGQRVAVMLPLPLGGAYDYAVGDESLRPGDFVEVPLAGRLVAGVVWGAGDGKVDAAKLRPVARRLAAAGLPEVTRRFVDWVASYTLAPPGAVLKMAMSVPSALEPVPPHMALRPAAAPPEFKDTAARRKVMAAACRLPPMSAADLAREAGVGPAVVKGLVEAGALESVELAPPRAFSPPDLAAPRAELSPGQQEGADALVAALGGGFSVVLIDGVTGSGKTEVYFEAVAAVLAKGKQVLVLLPEIALSAQWLDRFRRRFGVKPAMWHSDLGDATRRKTWRAVASGEAAIVVGARSGLFLPFRDLGLIVVDEEHDQAFKQEDHVCYHARDMAVVRARLGGFPAVLASATPSLESLANVQAGRYRLVHLPDRHAGAVLPDIVPVDLRRHPPPRGRWLSPLLVEALEEVMAAGEQAMLYLNRRGYAPLTLCRTCGHRLQCPHCTAWLVEHRSAGRLVCHHCGHHIRLPPKCPECEAEANFAACGPGVERVAEEAALLFPNARIAVMTSDTCTGPHAAAEFVRRVSDHEVDLLIGTQIVAKGYHFPMLTLVGVVDADLGLEGGDLRAGERTHQLLSQVAGRAGRAERPGRVLLQTYQPDHPVMRALRSGERDAFIAREAEARRDAGMPPYGRLAALILSGPDAGVVDSYARTLAKAAPRAEGLQVLGPAPAPMALLRGRHRRRFLIQSGRSLNLQALLRDWLARTRPPKSVRVQVDVDPYSFS, from the coding sequence ATGTCCGCCACTTCAACCCCCTCCCTGTTCAATCCTGGGCAACGCGTCGCCGTTATGCTGCCCCTGCCGCTCGGCGGGGCGTACGATTACGCGGTGGGCGACGAGTCCCTGCGGCCCGGCGATTTCGTCGAGGTGCCGCTGGCCGGCCGTCTGGTTGCCGGCGTGGTCTGGGGGGCCGGCGACGGCAAGGTGGACGCGGCCAAACTGCGTCCGGTGGCCCGCCGCCTCGCCGCCGCCGGCCTGCCCGAGGTGACGCGCCGCTTCGTCGACTGGGTGGCGTCCTACACCCTGGCGCCGCCCGGCGCGGTGCTGAAGATGGCCATGAGCGTGCCTTCGGCCCTCGAGCCCGTGCCGCCCCATATGGCGCTGCGCCCCGCCGCCGCGCCACCCGAATTCAAGGATACCGCCGCACGGCGCAAGGTAATGGCGGCCGCCTGCCGCCTGCCGCCCATGTCCGCCGCCGATCTGGCCCGCGAGGCCGGGGTGGGGCCGGCGGTGGTCAAGGGGCTGGTGGAGGCGGGCGCGCTGGAAAGCGTGGAACTGGCGCCGCCGCGCGCCTTCTCGCCCCCCGACCTCGCCGCGCCGCGCGCCGAATTGTCGCCGGGCCAGCAGGAGGGCGCCGATGCTCTGGTCGCCGCCCTGGGCGGAGGCTTCTCGGTGGTTCTCATCGACGGCGTCACCGGCTCGGGCAAGACCGAGGTGTATTTCGAGGCGGTGGCCGCCGTTTTGGCCAAGGGCAAGCAGGTGCTGGTGCTGCTGCCCGAGATCGCGCTGTCCGCCCAGTGGCTGGACCGTTTCCGCCGCCGCTTCGGGGTCAAGCCAGCCATGTGGCATTCCGATCTGGGCGACGCCACCCGGCGCAAGACGTGGCGGGCGGTGGCCTCGGGAGAGGCCGCCATCGTGGTCGGCGCCCGCTCGGGTCTGTTCCTGCCGTTCAGGGATTTGGGCCTGATCGTGGTGGACGAGGAGCACGACCAGGCCTTCAAGCAGGAGGACCACGTCTGCTACCACGCCCGCGACATGGCGGTGGTCCGAGCCCGGCTGGGCGGTTTTCCGGCGGTGCTGGCCTCGGCGACGCCGTCTCTGGAAAGTTTGGCCAACGTCCAGGCCGGGCGCTACCGCCTGGTCCATCTGCCCGACCGCCATGCCGGCGCGGTGCTGCCCGACATCGTGCCGGTGGACCTGCGCCGCCATCCTCCGCCGCGGGGCCGCTGGCTGTCACCGTTGCTGGTCGAGGCGCTGGAAGAGGTGATGGCGGCGGGCGAGCAGGCCATGCTCTACCTCAACCGTCGCGGCTATGCGCCGCTGACGCTGTGCCGCACCTGCGGCCACCGGCTGCAATGCCCCCATTGCACCGCCTGGCTGGTGGAGCACAGGTCGGCGGGACGGCTGGTCTGCCACCATTGCGGCCACCACATCCGCCTGCCGCCCAAGTGCCCGGAATGCGAGGCCGAGGCCAATTTCGCCGCCTGCGGGCCGGGGGTGGAGCGGGTGGCGGAGGAAGCCGCCCTACTGTTCCCCAACGCCCGTATCGCCGTGATGACCTCGGACACCTGCACCGGCCCCCATGCCGCAGCCGAGTTCGTGCGCCGGGTCTCCGACCACGAGGTCGACCTGCTGATCGGCACCCAGATCGTCGCCAAGGGCTATCACTTTCCCATGCTAACCCTGGTGGGCGTGGTGGATGCCGATCTGGGGCTGGAGGGCGGTGATCTGCGGGCCGGCGAGCGCACCCACCAATTGCTGTCCCAGGTGGCGGGGCGTGCCGGCCGGGCCGAGCGTCCCGGCCGCGTGCTGCTGCAGACCTACCAGCCCGACCACCCGGTGATGCGGGCGCTGCGCTCGGGCGAGCGCGACGCCTTCATTGCCCGCGAGGCCGAGGCGCGGCGCGACGCCGGCATGCCGCCCTATGGCCGCCTCGCCGCCCTGATCCTGTCGGGCCCCGATGCGGGAGTGGTGGATTCCTACGCCCGCACCCTGGCCAAGGCGGCGCCCAGGGCCGAGGGACTGCAGGTGCTGGGGCCGGCGCCCGCCCCCATGGCCCTGTTGCGTGGCCGCCACCGCCGCCGCTTCCTGATCCAGTCCGGGCGGTCGCTCAACCTCCAGGCCCTGCTGCGCGACTGGCTGGCCCGCACCCGGCCGCCCAAGAGCGTGCGGGTCCAGGTGGACGTCGACCCCTACAGCTTTTCTTGA